From a region of the Actinomadura luzonensis genome:
- a CDS encoding zinc-dependent alcohol dehydrogenase yields MRAAVVTAFDQPVELREVPVPEPGPGQVLVRVEASGLCHTDIHAARGEWPVKPALPFVPGHEGVGVVEETGSAVTGRVVGERVAIPWLGYACGTCAYCVSGRETLCESQLNSGYAIDGGHAEYAVAHAAYVVPVPDGVAPAEAAPLTCAGVTTYKAVKVSGLRPAERAAIFGIGGLGHLAQQYAQIFGAETVAVDVTEDKLRLARELGAAHTVNAALADPVAAIRALGGADVAVVLAASPRVLEQAHASLRRGGRLVLVSLPKDNTMRLPIFETVLGGISVIGSIVGTRADLAEVFRLHAAGRTKVIYQTRKLEEINQSFDDVLAGTVPARLVFEL; encoded by the coding sequence ATGCGCGCTGCCGTCGTCACCGCCTTCGACCAGCCCGTCGAGCTGCGGGAGGTGCCCGTCCCCGAGCCGGGCCCCGGCCAGGTCCTGGTCCGCGTCGAGGCCAGCGGGCTGTGCCACACCGACATCCACGCCGCGCGCGGCGAGTGGCCGGTCAAGCCCGCGCTGCCGTTCGTCCCCGGCCACGAGGGCGTCGGCGTCGTCGAGGAGACCGGGTCCGCCGTGACCGGCCGGGTCGTCGGCGAGCGGGTGGCCATCCCCTGGCTCGGCTACGCCTGCGGCACCTGCGCGTACTGCGTCAGCGGCCGGGAGACCCTGTGCGAGTCGCAGCTCAACAGCGGGTACGCGATCGACGGCGGCCACGCCGAGTACGCCGTCGCGCACGCCGCCTACGTGGTGCCGGTGCCCGACGGGGTCGCCCCGGCCGAGGCCGCGCCGCTGACCTGCGCCGGGGTGACCACGTACAAGGCGGTCAAGGTCTCCGGGCTGCGGCCGGCCGAGCGGGCGGCGATCTTCGGCATCGGCGGGCTCGGCCACCTGGCCCAGCAGTACGCGCAGATCTTCGGCGCCGAGACCGTCGCCGTCGACGTCACCGAGGACAAGCTGCGGCTGGCCAGGGAGCTGGGCGCGGCGCACACGGTCAACGCGGCGCTGGCCGATCCGGTCGCCGCGATCAGGGCCCTGGGCGGCGCGGACGTGGCCGTGGTGCTGGCCGCCAGCCCGCGCGTGCTGGAGCAGGCGCACGCCTCGCTGCGCCGCGGCGGCCGGCTGGTGCTGGTCTCGCTGCCCAAGGACAACACGATGCGGCTGCCGATCTTCGAGACCGTGCTCGGCGGCATCAGCGTCATCGGCTCCATCGTCGGCACCCGCGCCGACCTGGCCGAGGTGTTCCGGCTGCACGCCGCCGGGCGGACGAAGGTGATCTACCAGACGCGCAAGCTGGAGGAGATCAACCAGTCCTTCGACGACGTCCTGGCCGGCACCGTGCCCGCCCGCCTGGTCTTCGAGCTGTGA
- a CDS encoding STAS domain-containing protein: MTTVGAHRRVPDYRRHWAAIVLEGRLDRATAAGIEREMELLAGDGPRLVLEVSRLGTLDAFEVETLLSLAHAFRLQGGLMAVAGVREQVRPALARPELTGLLPVFTTMTEAMLQLSDGPTAGGAAGPGRG; the protein is encoded by the coding sequence GTGACCACCGTGGGGGCGCACAGACGGGTCCCGGACTACCGGCGGCACTGGGCGGCGATCGTCCTGGAGGGCCGCCTCGACCGGGCGACCGCGGCCGGCATCGAACGGGAGATGGAGCTCCTGGCCGGGGACGGGCCGCGGCTCGTCCTGGAGGTGAGCCGGCTCGGCACCCTCGACGCCTTCGAGGTCGAGACGCTGCTCAGCCTGGCGCACGCCTTCCGCCTCCAGGGCGGGCTCATGGCCGTGGCGGGCGTACGGGAGCAGGTGCGGCCCGCCCTGGCGCGGCCGGAGCTGACCGGCCTGCTGCCGGTGTTCACCACCATGACCGAGGCGATGCTGCAGCTCAGCGACGGCCCGACGGCCGGCGGGGCGGCGGGCCCCGGCCGCGGCTGA
- a CDS encoding histidine phosphatase family protein yields the protein MSTRHLYLARHGAADAFGDLTGTGRRQSRLLGERLAALPIDAVWHSPLPRAAAAARELARHLGGPPVAAAPELVDHVPYVPRAAETPPSWAGFFDGYDDAEAAAGRELADALVARFASGPGTAADTHEVLITHAYPIAWLVRHALDAPPSRWLGLNSANAALTVIHYRAGLPPTLVMFNDMSHLPAELRWTGFPAGVRP from the coding sequence ATGAGCACCCGGCACCTCTACCTGGCCCGCCACGGCGCGGCCGACGCGTTCGGCGACCTCACCGGGACCGGCCGCCGCCAGTCGCGCCTGCTCGGCGAACGGCTCGCCGCCCTGCCGATCGACGCCGTCTGGCACTCCCCGCTGCCGCGCGCCGCGGCCGCCGCCCGCGAACTGGCCCGCCACCTGGGCGGCCCGCCCGTCGCCGCCGCCCCCGAACTCGTGGACCACGTGCCCTACGTCCCCAGGGCCGCCGAGACGCCCCCGTCGTGGGCCGGCTTCTTCGACGGCTACGACGACGCCGAGGCGGCCGCCGGCCGGGAGCTGGCCGACGCCCTGGTCGCCCGCTTCGCGAGCGGCCCCGGCACCGCCGCCGACACGCACGAGGTGCTGATCACGCACGCCTACCCGATCGCGTGGCTGGTGCGGCACGCCCTGGACGCGCCGCCGTCCCGATGGCTCGGCCTGAACAGCGCCAACGCCGCGCTCACCGTCATCCACTACCGCGCCGGCCTGCCGCCGACGCTGGTGATGTTCAACGACATGAGCCACCTCCCGGCCGAGCTGCGCTGGACCGGGTTCCCCGCCGGCGTGCGGCCCTGA
- a CDS encoding PEP/pyruvate-binding domain-containing protein, producing MIVPLGAADAGTCGGKAGALGALLRAGLPVPGGFVIPFAAYRAAVHGLGRAGGVPESLRRAIEERPVPAALADALGHALAELGDPPVAVRSSAAGEDTGQASAAGQHDSFLAVRGAAAVAGAVRACWASLFTARAVDYRGGGDAPAPGEPAMAVLVQRHVDAEVSGVMFTPDHADGVTRVEASWGLGPSVVGGTVTPDAYLVAGDGSVTRAVADKRTRLDRRGGRLVRSAVPGRDRGRPAVGDDSARLLAELGDRIAAVRGGPQDVEWAIAGGRIWILQARPITAAPPPLTHPTPTGNPAATGGPAPAGQAAPAGQAAPAGQAAPAGQAAPAGQAAPAGQAAPAPGTASVLVGTPGSHGVATGTARIVRGPRDFPGARPGDIIVCPFTDPAWTPLLRVAAGVVTETGGVLSHAAIVAREHGIPAVLGVPDATSLLRDGTTITLDGTTGTVTAA from the coding sequence ATGATCGTACCTCTCGGCGCGGCCGACGCCGGCACGTGCGGGGGCAAGGCCGGGGCGCTCGGCGCGCTGCTGCGCGCGGGGCTGCCGGTCCCCGGCGGCTTCGTGATCCCGTTCGCCGCCTACCGCGCCGCCGTCCACGGCCTCGGCCGGGCCGGCGGCGTGCCCGAGTCCCTGCGGCGGGCGATCGAGGAGCGCCCGGTGCCCGCCGCCCTGGCCGACGCGCTCGGCCACGCCCTCGCCGAGCTGGGCGACCCGCCCGTCGCGGTGCGGTCGTCCGCGGCGGGCGAGGACACCGGGCAGGCGTCGGCGGCCGGTCAGCACGACAGCTTCCTCGCCGTGCGCGGGGCCGCCGCCGTCGCCGGGGCCGTACGCGCCTGCTGGGCCTCGCTGTTCACGGCGCGCGCCGTCGACTACCGCGGCGGGGGCGACGCGCCCGCCCCCGGTGAGCCGGCCATGGCCGTGCTCGTGCAGCGCCACGTGGACGCCGAGGTGTCCGGGGTCATGTTCACGCCGGACCACGCGGACGGGGTGACCCGCGTCGAGGCGTCCTGGGGGCTCGGCCCCAGCGTCGTCGGCGGCACGGTCACCCCTGACGCCTACCTCGTCGCGGGGGACGGGTCCGTCACCCGCGCGGTCGCGGACAAGCGGACCCGGCTCGACCGGCGCGGCGGGCGGCTCGTCCGGTCCGCCGTGCCCGGCCGCGACCGCGGCCGGCCGGCGGTCGGCGACGACTCCGCCCGGCTGCTCGCCGAGCTGGGCGACCGGATCGCCGCCGTACGGGGCGGGCCGCAGGACGTGGAGTGGGCGATCGCCGGCGGCCGGATCTGGATCCTCCAGGCCCGCCCGATCACCGCCGCGCCCCCACCCCTCACGCATCCCACCCCCACCGGCAATCCCGCCGCCACCGGCGGTCCCGCGCCCGCCGGTCAGGCCGCGCCCGCCGGTCAGGCCGCGCCCGCCGGTCAGGCCGCGCCCGCCGGTCAGGCCGCGCCCGCCGGTCAGGCCGCGCCCGCCGGTCAGGCCGCGCCCGCGCCGGGAACAGCGTCCGTGCTGGTCGGGACGCCCGGCAGTCACGGAGTGGCGACCGGCACCGCGAGGATCGTCCGGGGCCCCCGCGACTTCCCGGGCGCGCGCCCCGGCGACATCATCGTCTGCCCCTTCACCGACCCCGCCTGGACGCCGCTGCTGCGCGTCGCGGCCGGCGTCGTCACCGAGACCGGCGGCGTGCTCTCCCACGCCGCGATCGTCGCCCGCGAGCACGGCATCCCCGCCGTCCTCGGCGTCCCGGACGCGACGAGCCTGCTCCGCGACGGCACCACCATCACCCTCGACGGCACCACCGGCACCGTCACGGCCGCCTGA
- a CDS encoding DNA-binding protein, translating to MSRKEDLTRAGHEDHAQAARERAATQRLLRLGADALDPRPWRPSPAPPSALDLVQFAVWRNAALAPDDVLSALALLPAARAEIDGLESALLFVARGAGLTWAQMAEAMGFNSPQACQQHYNRLTARQEGGS from the coding sequence ATGTCACGCAAGGAGGACCTCACCCGCGCCGGGCACGAGGACCACGCCCAGGCCGCCCGCGAGCGCGCCGCGACCCAGCGCCTGCTCCGCCTGGGCGCGGACGCGCTCGACCCCCGTCCCTGGCGTCCCTCGCCGGCCCCGCCCTCGGCGCTCGACCTGGTCCAGTTCGCCGTCTGGCGCAACGCCGCCCTGGCCCCCGACGACGTGCTGAGCGCCCTCGCCCTGCTGCCCGCCGCCCGCGCCGAGATCGACGGGCTGGAGTCCGCCCTGCTGTTCGTCGCCCGCGGCGCCGGCCTGACCTGGGCGCAGATGGCGGAGGCGATGGGCTTCAACTCCCCGCAGGCCTGCCAGCAGCACTACAACCGCCTGACCGCGCGGCAGGAGGGCGGCTCATGA
- a CDS encoding transcriptional regulator: protein MTRASEPGLLALHGVRVLGFADTPAVARRYGLDPAGTEELLRDAEAYGWTSYTAFAGTAGWSLTEAGRAENERLLAAELAGTGRAGEVEEVYRAFLPLNALLLRACTDWQLRPDAGDRLAPNDHRDPAWDARVLDELAEVSRALVPLAGRLGDVLTRLRGYDARFDAALARARAGDGAYVDRTDVDSCHRVWFELHEDLIATLGIDRHAHP from the coding sequence ATGACGCGCGCGTCGGAGCCCGGCCTGCTGGCCCTGCACGGGGTGCGCGTCCTCGGGTTCGCCGACACCCCGGCGGTCGCGCGGCGGTACGGGCTGGACCCGGCCGGAACCGAGGAACTGCTGCGCGACGCCGAGGCGTACGGCTGGACCTCCTACACCGCCTTCGCCGGCACCGCGGGCTGGTCGCTGACGGAGGCGGGCCGGGCCGAGAACGAGCGCCTGCTCGCCGCCGAGCTGGCCGGCACCGGCCGCGCCGGCGAGGTGGAGGAGGTCTACCGGGCGTTCCTGCCGCTGAACGCCCTCCTGCTGCGGGCCTGCACCGACTGGCAGCTCCGCCCCGACGCCGGCGACCGGCTCGCGCCGAACGACCACCGCGACCCCGCCTGGGACGCCCGCGTCCTCGACGAGCTGGCCGAGGTCTCCCGCGCGCTCGTGCCGCTGGCCGGCCGGCTCGGCGACGTCCTGACCCGGCTCCGCGGCTACGACGCCCGGTTCGACGCGGCGCTCGCGCGCGCCCGGGCCGGCGACGGCGCCTATGTCGACCGCACCGACGTCGACTCCTGCCACCGCGTCTGGTTCGAGCTGCACGAGGACCTCATCGCCACCCTCGGCATCGACCGGCACGCGCATCCCTGA
- a CDS encoding helix-turn-helix domain-containing protein, translated as MASSEDRRADEPRQELVGARMRQFRKERGMTLRDLAAGSGLSIGFLSQVERGISTIGLVALNSVAAALGRGVAEFFDGSPARPPGRDAGRLPEHFTLTRAETAATEYVSGAQTYRMLSARGPHLVLEPLLVHIAPGGRREPAYGHAGEEFAYVLSGELLYEVDGVEHRLRPGDSVHLRSTVPHSMYNDTDQVTTVVSVVTPRLF; from the coding sequence GTGGCGTCGTCGGAGGACCGGCGCGCGGACGAGCCCCGCCAGGAGCTCGTCGGCGCGCGGATGCGCCAGTTCCGCAAGGAGCGCGGGATGACCCTCCGCGACCTCGCCGCCGGGTCCGGGCTGTCGATCGGGTTTCTCTCGCAGGTGGAGCGGGGGATCTCCACGATCGGGCTGGTCGCGCTCAACAGCGTCGCGGCGGCGCTCGGGCGGGGCGTCGCCGAGTTCTTCGACGGCTCCCCCGCACGCCCGCCGGGCCGGGACGCCGGGCGGCTGCCGGAGCACTTCACGCTGACCCGGGCGGAGACGGCGGCCACCGAGTACGTGTCGGGCGCGCAGACGTACCGGATGTTGTCCGCGCGGGGCCCGCACCTGGTGCTGGAGCCGCTGCTGGTGCACATCGCGCCGGGCGGGCGGCGCGAGCCGGCGTACGGGCACGCCGGCGAGGAGTTCGCGTACGTGCTCAGCGGGGAGCTGCTGTACGAGGTGGACGGGGTGGAGCACCGGCTGCGTCCCGGCGACAGCGTGCACCTGCGCTCCACCGTGCCGCACAGCATGTACAACGACACCGACCAGGTGACGACGGTGGTGTCGGTGGTCACGCCCCGGCTGTTCTAG
- a CDS encoding tryptophan 2,3-dioxygenase: protein MGSPELSFTHATPYDDYVGTATLRALPGPRTDAPEEPAFLVTTQVMELYFGLVRTELRLAVRLLGGPRLPEATAAIARAAAYLDVVNAAWRPLNRLTPRRFNAFRAGLGEGSGFQSALYREVEFLLGDKSASLAQVHRGNPETYRELLAALRAPSLYDAALSVLDRRGYDVPAAVLTRAPETPYRPDPQVEKAWARVYAELGPGDELWELAEALTDVSDGFTQWRVRHLAAVRRSMGAKAGTGGSSGASWLERTLRREIFPELWSARTLV from the coding sequence ATGGGCAGCCCCGAACTGAGCTTCACGCACGCCACGCCCTACGACGACTACGTCGGCACCGCCACCCTGCGCGCGCTGCCCGGCCCGCGCACCGACGCGCCCGAGGAGCCCGCCTTCCTGGTGACCACGCAGGTCATGGAGCTGTACTTCGGCCTGGTGCGCACCGAGCTGCGCCTCGCCGTCCGGCTGCTCGGCGGGCCCCGCCTGCCGGAGGCGACCGCGGCGATCGCCCGCGCGGCGGCGTACCTGGACGTGGTGAACGCCGCCTGGCGGCCGCTGAACCGCCTGACGCCGCGCCGGTTCAACGCCTTCCGCGCCGGGCTCGGCGAGGGCTCCGGGTTCCAGTCGGCGTTGTACCGCGAGGTGGAGTTCCTGCTCGGCGACAAGTCGGCGTCCCTGGCGCAGGTGCACCGCGGCAACCCCGAGACGTACCGCGAGCTGCTGGCGGCGCTGCGCGCGCCCAGCCTGTACGACGCCGCCCTGTCCGTCCTGGACCGCCGCGGCTACGACGTCCCCGCCGCCGTCCTGACCCGCGCGCCGGAGACGCCGTACCGGCCCGACCCGCAGGTGGAGAAGGCGTGGGCCCGCGTGTACGCCGAGCTCGGCCCCGGCGACGAGCTGTGGGAGCTGGCCGAGGCGCTGACCGACGTCTCCGACGGCTTCACGCAGTGGCGGGTTCGGCACCTCGCGGCGGTGCGCCGCTCGATGGGCGCCAAGGCCGGCACCGGCGGGTCGAGCGGCGCGAGCTGGCTGGAACGCACGCTGCGCCGCGAGATCTTCCCGGAGCTGTGGTCGGCCAGGACGCTGGTGTGA
- a CDS encoding Lrp/AsnC family transcriptional regulator: MDWAILGELQADARLSYSELSRRVHLSAPAVAERVRRLEETGVIAGYHAHVDLGRAGRAVRALIRMSCYGARCVLRHEEALEQPEIVQVYRVTGDTCCLLVVALASMADFERLIDRLAQYGRPSSTMVLSSPVGWRPVTELP; encoded by the coding sequence ATGGACTGGGCGATCCTGGGCGAGCTGCAGGCCGACGCCCGGCTCTCCTACAGCGAGCTGTCGCGGCGGGTGCACCTGTCCGCGCCGGCCGTGGCCGAGCGGGTGCGGCGGCTGGAGGAGACCGGCGTGATCGCCGGCTACCACGCGCACGTGGACCTCGGCCGGGCCGGGCGGGCGGTGCGCGCGCTGATCCGGATGTCCTGTTACGGGGCGCGGTGCGTGCTGCGCCACGAGGAGGCGCTGGAGCAGCCGGAGATCGTGCAGGTGTACCGCGTCACCGGTGACACGTGCTGTCTGCTGGTGGTCGCGCTGGCGTCGATGGCGGACTTCGAGCGGCTGATCGACCGGCTGGCCCAGTACGGGCGGCCGTCCAGCACGATGGTGCTGTCCAGCCCGGTGGGGTGGCGGCCGGTCACCGAGCTGCCGTGA
- a CDS encoding LLM class flavin-dependent oxidoreductase gives MSRGFEIGLGLQSDKRPGAYARLARIAEEHGIDVVSVFGDLMYQPPIFPLLEMAAATSRVRLGPACLNPFSMAPYEIAGQLAALDLASGGRAYLGLARGTWLGEVGLAQPRPLTALAECAEVVYRLLGGSTSGFTGEVFSLAPGTALRYPVQRARPPLLIGAWGARGAALAGRVADEIKVGGSANPAMVEVIRERLRPGAEQAGRPVDDVGVVLGAVTVVDADGRAARARARREVAMYLAVVAELDPTAHVPAGLLERVRAEVAAGRDDAAGALIPDDLLDLFAFSGTPEQVAAQARRLIDAGVRRVEFGTPHGLSDDGGVRLLATEVVPMLRQAAR, from the coding sequence GTGAGCCGCGGCTTCGAGATCGGCCTCGGCCTGCAGAGCGACAAACGCCCCGGCGCGTACGCCCGGCTCGCCCGGATCGCCGAGGAGCACGGCATCGACGTGGTGTCGGTCTTCGGCGACCTCATGTACCAGCCGCCGATCTTTCCCCTGCTGGAGATGGCCGCCGCCACCTCCCGGGTGCGCCTTGGGCCGGCCTGCCTCAACCCGTTCTCGATGGCGCCGTACGAGATCGCCGGCCAGCTCGCCGCGCTCGACCTGGCCTCCGGCGGGCGGGCGTACCTGGGGCTGGCCCGCGGCACCTGGCTCGGCGAGGTGGGGCTCGCGCAGCCGCGCCCGCTGACCGCGCTGGCCGAGTGCGCCGAGGTCGTGTACCGGCTGCTCGGCGGCTCCACGTCGGGCTTCACCGGCGAGGTGTTCAGCCTGGCGCCCGGCACCGCGCTGCGCTACCCCGTGCAGCGGGCCCGGCCGCCGCTGCTCATCGGCGCCTGGGGCGCGCGGGGCGCGGCGCTCGCCGGGCGCGTCGCCGACGAGATCAAGGTGGGCGGCAGCGCCAACCCGGCGATGGTCGAGGTGATCCGCGAACGGCTGCGCCCCGGGGCCGAGCAGGCGGGGCGGCCGGTGGACGACGTCGGCGTCGTGCTCGGCGCGGTCACCGTCGTGGACGCCGATGGCAGAGCCGCCCGCGCGAGGGCCCGGCGCGAGGTGGCCATGTACCTGGCCGTCGTGGCCGAGCTGGACCCCACCGCGCACGTGCCGGCCGGCCTGCTGGAACGCGTCAGGGCCGAGGTCGCGGCGGGACGCGACGACGCCGCGGGCGCGCTCATCCCCGACGACCTGCTGGACCTGTTCGCCTTCTCCGGCACGCCCGAGCAGGTGGCGGCGCAGGCGCGGCGGCTCATCGACGCGGGGGTGCGGCGGGTGGAGTTCGGCACCCCGCACGGGCTCAGCGACGACGGCGGGGTGCGCCTGCTCGCGACGGAGGTCGTGCCGATGCTGCGCCAGGCGGCGCGCTGA
- a CDS encoding TIGR04076 family protein: MTHDMEIHDLRVTVDAIEGRSVCGMAVGDYFEVDNSAHLRLPEGRHFCVWALASVLPFLAAKQRDLGPGDWLERDTLFCCPDPEERLTMRVERIRRRAMNSADLT; the protein is encoded by the coding sequence ATGACCCACGACATGGAGATCCACGACCTGCGGGTCACCGTGGACGCCATCGAGGGCCGCTCGGTCTGCGGCATGGCCGTCGGCGACTACTTCGAGGTGGACAACAGCGCCCACCTGCGCCTGCCCGAGGGCCGGCACTTCTGCGTCTGGGCGCTGGCCAGCGTGCTGCCGTTCCTCGCCGCCAAGCAGCGCGACCTCGGGCCGGGCGACTGGCTGGAGCGCGACACCCTGTTCTGCTGCCCCGATCCCGAGGAGCGGCTGACCATGCGGGTGGAGCGGATCCGCCGGCGCGCGATGAACTCGGCGGACCTCACGTGA
- a CDS encoding nuclear transport factor 2 family protein, with protein MTPAQDAAAAIAAAIDDMYAAFLAGDRARFDTHLHPDVTTWETHLPGPLRTRAELDAYRDARDAAGPRPALAVLAARDKRVDVWGEVGVARYVLVAEPHGAPAQRSRVTDVLRLTRGRWLIAHHHAELLREEDAA; from the coding sequence GTGACCCCGGCCCAGGACGCCGCCGCGGCCATCGCCGCCGCCATCGACGACATGTACGCCGCGTTCCTCGCCGGCGACCGCGCCCGCTTCGACACCCACCTGCACCCCGACGTGACCACCTGGGAGACCCACCTGCCCGGCCCGCTCCGCACCCGCGCCGAGCTGGACGCCTACCGCGACGCCCGCGACGCCGCCGGCCCGCGCCCCGCCCTCGCCGTGCTCGCCGCCCGCGACAAGCGCGTCGACGTGTGGGGCGAGGTGGGCGTGGCGCGCTACGTCCTGGTGGCCGAGCCGCACGGCGCGCCCGCCCAGCGGAGCAGGGTCACCGACGTGCTGCGGCTCACCCGCGGCCGCTGGCTGATCGCCCACCACCACGCCGAGCTGCTGCGCGAGGAGGACGCTGCATGA
- a CDS encoding amidohydrolase family protein, with translation MNTVVITGCTVADGRAAEGASPVTDAAILVQDDRIADVGPRRDVLGRSSPDATRIDLGGAYVTPGLVNMHTHLSLSLPGTAGDQVKDLNPYELALYMADGARRTLHCGVTTVRCVAEKDHADFALRRAIDAGRVPGPRVFTAGRALVCTGGHGHEGTDTLECDGVDGLRRGARAQIKAGADLIKVMISGGIAGRHEAIDTPQLFADEMAAVIDTAHAWGRKVTAHAGPAAVIAQAVELGLDCVEHGYQLTPEVAALMAARGTALVPTLLVTRCKEFFDELGVPEWMQCRSLGAGPAHLESFAAAVAAGVEVLLGSDMPPYWSFEGTNATVRELEHMAEVIGPARALYAATLGPARWLRADADLGTVEPGRYADLIAMDEDPLASASAFRGVRWVMKGGQVVRAEAAAGGRRHA, from the coding sequence ATGAACACGGTCGTGATCACCGGCTGCACCGTGGCCGACGGCCGGGCGGCCGAGGGGGCGAGCCCCGTCACGGACGCCGCGATCCTCGTCCAGGACGACCGCATCGCGGACGTCGGCCCCCGGCGCGACGTCCTCGGCCGGTCGTCCCCGGACGCCACCCGCATCGACCTCGGCGGCGCCTACGTCACCCCCGGCCTGGTCAACATGCACACCCACCTGTCGCTGTCCCTGCCCGGCACCGCCGGCGACCAGGTCAAGGACCTCAACCCGTACGAGCTGGCCCTCTACATGGCCGACGGCGCCCGCCGCACCCTCCACTGCGGCGTCACCACCGTGCGGTGCGTGGCGGAGAAGGACCACGCCGACTTCGCGCTGCGCCGCGCCATCGACGCGGGCCGGGTGCCCGGGCCGCGCGTCTTCACCGCCGGCCGCGCGCTCGTCTGCACCGGCGGGCACGGCCACGAGGGCACCGACACGCTGGAGTGCGACGGCGTGGACGGCCTGCGGCGCGGCGCCCGCGCCCAGATCAAGGCCGGCGCCGACCTCATCAAGGTGATGATCTCCGGCGGGATCGCCGGGCGGCACGAGGCGATCGACACGCCGCAGCTCTTCGCCGACGAGATGGCCGCGGTCATCGACACCGCGCACGCCTGGGGACGCAAGGTCACCGCCCACGCCGGCCCCGCCGCCGTGATCGCGCAGGCGGTGGAGCTCGGCCTGGACTGCGTCGAGCACGGCTACCAGCTCACGCCCGAGGTGGCCGCGCTCATGGCCGCCCGCGGCACCGCGCTGGTGCCCACCCTGCTCGTCACCCGCTGCAAGGAGTTCTTCGACGAGCTGGGCGTGCCCGAGTGGATGCAGTGCCGCTCGCTCGGCGCCGGCCCCGCCCACCTGGAGAGCTTCGCCGCCGCCGTGGCCGCCGGGGTGGAGGTGCTGCTCGGCAGCGACATGCCGCCGTACTGGTCGTTCGAGGGCACCAACGCGACCGTGCGCGAGCTGGAGCACATGGCCGAGGTGATCGGCCCGGCCCGCGCCCTGTACGCCGCCACCCTCGGCCCCGCCCGCTGGCTGCGCGCCGACGCCGACCTCGGCACCGTCGAGCCGGGCCGCTACGCCGACCTGATCGCGATGGACGAGGACCCGCTGGCCTCGGCGTCGGCGTTCCGCGGCGTGCGCTGGGTGATGAAGGGCGGCCAGGTCGTGCGCGCGGAGGCGGCCGCCGGCGGAAGGAGGCACGCGTGA